A single region of the Rhipicephalus microplus isolate Deutch F79 chromosome 10, USDA_Rmic, whole genome shotgun sequence genome encodes:
- the LOC119181849 gene encoding beta-galactosidase, whose product MRALAAARLIACGIIMSSTAERSFKIDYDKHTFLLDGKPFQFVGGALHYFRIPRPYWDDRLHTLRMGGPNVVDFYIDWSGHEPEPGQYHFVGEYDLVAFLEAIMKADLLAIVRPGPFICGEVDNAGFPYWLLRKHPNMQYRTMEKEYLEEMTKWFEVLLPMLVPYLYKNGGPIIMVQVENEYGHLENLESACNPKYMEFVLSLQEKHLGKDVVMFRADAPSEVRYECDKVRDILVAGNCDPKANVTAAFDIIREAQVKPGGPVMVSEYYTGWMNYWGWNDNPAYAPAIISTFEQMMKDGGNVIFYMYHGGTNFGFKAATSAESPLVTSYDYDAPMGEDGDPKAYYFPLRDAIGKYVPLKSGELRKPWPKMKVAAIRMPHSRPLKDVMKHFRDKGRLKQKRSTYPLTFEELGQDFGFLFYHTELKVNLDGEYLMVLHGLRDMAQLLVRDERHIMSIFDISEVPAKANCTVRLKKGEKLSILVENMGREDFGPSNRDPKGLTNVTVGNFTLTDWTVEALPLTQNKDITELIHFMMWPINSKQGKSPHFYYGWFTLPEGQEPRDTFLDPSNYTKGVAFLNGINLGRYWPAVGPQVRLYVPGVYIRPYPEENKLILFELEGLRTEHPDRGVSFSDLPWLNADTGKPHP is encoded by the exons ATGCGCGCGTTGGCGGCGGCGCGCCTCATCGCCTGCGGCATCATCATGTCGAGCACCGCAGAAAGGTCATTCAAGATTGACTACGACAAGCACACTTTCCTGTTGGACGGCAAGCCCTTCCAGTTTGTCGGCGGCGCGCTTCACTACTTTCGCATTCCCCGACCGTACTGGGATGACCGGCTCCACACGCTGCGCATGGGTGGACCGAACGTGGTGGACTTCTACATCGACTGGAGCGGCCACGAACCGGAACCCGGACAGTACCACTTTGTCGGCGAATACGACCTGGTCGCCTTCCTGGAGGCCATCATGAAGGCCGACCTCCTGGCCATCGTCAGGCCGGGGCCATTCATATGCGGTGAGGTGGACAACGCGGGCTTCCCTTATTGGCTCCTGCGGAAGCACCCGAACATGCAGTACCGCACAATGGAGAAGGAGTACCTGGAAGAAATGACCAAATGGTTCGAGGTTTTGCTGCCGATGCTGGTTCCGTACCTGTACAAAAACGGCGGGCCCATCATAATGGTTCAG GTAGAAAACGAGTACGGCCACCTCGAAAATCTCGAAAGTGCCTGCAACCCCAAGTACATGGAGTTCGTGCTGTCTCTCCAAGAGAAGCATTTAGGCAAGGACGTGGTCATGTTTCGCGCCGACGCACCATCAGAAGTACGGTACGAATGCGACAAGGTGCGCGACATCTTGGTGGCCGGAAACTGCGACCCCAAGGCCAACGTGACCGCAGCCTTTGACATCATACGCGAAGCACAGGTCAAGCCGGGAGGTCCCGTCATGGTGAGCGAGTACTACACTGGTTGGATGAACTACTGGGGCTGGAACGACAATCCGGCCTACGCACCCGCGATCATCAGCACCTTCGAGCAGATGATGAAAGATGGGGGCAACGTCATTTTCTACATGTATCACGGTGGCACCAACTTCGGCTTCAAGGCTGCCACCAGCGCCGAGTCGCCATTGGTAACCAGCTACGACTATGATGCCCCCATGGGAGAAGACGGGGACCCGAAGGCCTACTACTTCCCCCTGCGCGACGCGATCGGCAAGTACGTTCCGCTCAAGTCTGGCGAGCTTCGCAAGCCCTGGCCCAAGATGAAGGTAGCCGCCATTCGTATGCCGCATAGCAGGCCCCTGAAAGATGTTATGAAGCATTTTCGAGATAAAGGCAGGCTCAAGCAGAAAAGGTCCACGTATCCCTTGACCTTCGAAGAACTCGGCCAGGACTTCGGGTTCCTGTTTTACCACACGGAGCTCAAAGTCAACCTTGACGGCGAGTACTTAATGGTGCTCCATGGTCTCCGCGACATGGCGCAGCTGCTCGTGCGCGACGAACGCCACATTATGAGCATATTCGACATCTCGGAGGTGCCAGCGAAAGCCAACTGCACCGTTAGGCTCAAGAAAGGTGAAAAGCTGTCCATTCTTGTGGAGAACATGGGTCGGGAAGACTTCGGTCCAAGCAATCGGGATCCCAAG GGATTGACGAACGTGACTGTGGGGAACTTTACCCTGACGGACTGGACGGTAGAGGCTCTACCTCTGACACAGAACAAGGACATCACTGAACTAATCCACTTCATGATGTGGCCAATCAACAGCAAACAAGGAAAGAGCCCACACTTCTACTACGGCTGGTTCACGCTGCCCGAGGGACAGGAGCCGCGGGACACGTTTCTCGACCCCTCAAACTACACAAAAGGTGTGGCGTTCCTCAATGGCATCAACCTGGGTCGCTACTGGCCGGCCGTCGGGCCGCAGGTTAGGCTGTACGTTCCGGGAGTCTACATCAGGCCGTATCCCGAGGAAAACAAGCTCATCTTGTTCGAATTGGAAGGACTTCGCACTGAGCACCCTGACCGAGGTGTTAGCTTCAGCGATTTGCCTTGGCTCAACGCCGACACGGGAAAACCTCACCCCTAG